The genomic stretch ATTGTATATtctgtatatgtaaaaattgaatatatgtatattcaacaAGGATTTCTAAACTTATTTGGACACCatagtatgtatgtatgtgtgtgtgtgtgtgtgtgtagtatgtgttattcaatttcaaaactctaaattgttgaaaaacaAGTAacaatgcataatttttataaccaaaataaattttacaacttACGTTTCGGATCTGGCGAATCTCGATCAAGAACGGCATACCGTGGAATTTCAATACCTTCATTCTCCAATATGGCATAAACTCTTCTTCGATCctatgacaattttttttggtaataggatttatacacacacatatatatatatatatatatatatatatatatatatatatatatataatatgcaaaaatgttaGAGACTATCTTGAAAtatcaaaagtttatatatacctGAATGTCATATTGCATTggaagattattaataataaacggtTTACGTAAACTCGCATAATTAATAGCTTTATCAAGAGGAAAACCTTTGCTATGGAAACTTATCAAGCAGTCAACTATAGGCCAATCTTCTACAGGTTCCTATAAACAAGAACagacacatatttatatatgtaatttatatgtaatatgtatattatatatgtaatatatatattttgtaaacatataTCACATAAACTCTCTTctctacaataaaaatatgtatatattacctTCAATATCACTTCTTCTGGaaagacaataatttttatatattcgaattCCTCAAGCCTTGttaaaatctctttcatcGGTTTACTCTGCGATTTTTTCGCCATTGCACATATTCCAACCAAAACTTGTTTTCCTTCTCCTTCCACATCGCTGCCACCCATATAAGCATCATCTTGGGTACACCCTTCTGGCAATTCCGGCTAGAAAGTAAAACAAACGACTAAGTAATATTTACTCATAAAGATACACTGTGTATATAAGTCCTGGTGatacaatcaatattaataaataaaaaaattataacataattacatagaaaatttaaaataaaattcactaCCATATCGAAAATCAGTGATAGCCAAAATAGAACACACAAagcttgatttttatataacatattttctaaaattgaatataaagcTGTTAAACTCTGATATATAACAAGCAAGGATgaagattataaaatcttcAAGCTAAATAGTGCTCACCCAGTATGCCTTTAGACAGGACAGAAATCTAGGCTTGTCATCAGGAGGACAATTTTCATCGCGAACTCTCGTAAGATTACTCATTATATTCTTTAGTTTGATCTTTCAATAAGTAAGTTATACGTTGATCGCATATGATATTGCCTACATAGAAAGGTAATATGAATCAAGCAACAAGCATGAAACATAAATTTGGATGTGATAAAAATCACGTAGTCTTTAAATTCGTGAttcaatatgaaaattttgttcatctataaatgatttaatttccatctatttcttgttatttctgtattattatcttatatttgttatatttcacTACATTTCATATCAATGCAAGAAATGCAATGCCAAGTCATGCAGCAACATGCgagttaaaaatgtttgttaatcactgtaaaaagatttgagaatatcaaaataaaataaaaattgctgcaatttgaaaaaattagatcTAATAAAATCTATCTTAATTTCctgtcatttaaaattattgtaataaataagtagAAGAAGTATTTCTCGCATAAtagtaaatttgtataatatgtataattaaatatctctgatatatatatatatatatatatatatatatatatatgtatgtatgtatgtatgtatgtatgtatgtatgtatgtatgtatgtacgtatgtacgtatgtacgtatgtatgtacgtatgtacgtatgcGATATGTGCGATGATGTGCATGTAGTGCATGTACTGTGCATGCATGTATGTGCAATGTACGTATGCATGTACGCATGTATCGtattacgtatgtatgtatgtacgtatgtatgctCATGCACGTATCGTACATGTGCATGTACgtacatgcatatatgtacTGTATGCACGTATGTGCATACGTATgtacgtacgtatgtatgcatcatgtacatatgtatgtatgtatgtatgtatgcatgtacgtatgtacgtatgcatgcatgtatgtatgtatgtatagtatgtatgtatgtatgtatgtatgtatgtatgtatgtatgtatgtatgtatgtatgtatgtatgtatgtatgtatgtatgtatgtatgtatgtatgtatgtacgtatgtatgtatgtatgtatgtatacacacatatatattacattaattataaatctaccataaaattattgttatatatcttcaagaatgttataaaatttgataatatcctATATCTACTTTTCtgataatagataatagacaaccatttcatattaataacaaatgtcACAATACtaatcacaaaataaatgtgattatAGTAACATGATAATAGTATCATGataaaagaatcaaataaaaattatcagttCTATTcttttgtgtgtatgtacatttGTGTACAAATGACACTTAAATATTATCACTGCTACTTAAGACTCATATATTTGATAGTGTATTCATATAGCATCAAAGTGTAATGCATAATATAGTATGCTACATTtctagtaaaataatttaggttATAAGTGCACTGTGTCAAGTTACATTCACATACATTATTGaaacaataaatgataaatgatatttatgaatatttatgatatttatgaataaatgatCTTTGCTAAATAAcgaagtaattatataaacttgcCACAATCAGAGCTAATTTCATAAGTTTATGAgttattaagtttatatttatatatataattcagttAATGTGTTAGTattgttacatttaatatagccaacatataaacacatttctgttctatttttatgcaatgagCAAAATGGCTAAATATCTGCACTGCATGCATTATTAGAAAGTTTAGgtttagttttttatatcatatgtgtgtgcatacCATTCGTGCTCGAATAATTTGTCTTATAATGAGATAAATTCCTATCTGTCCAAACATcacaaaacttatttttctacCAATTGCATTCACAAACTCCACTAGATagagatttattaatgtaaatataaattttaaatgtccaAAAAGAATCTATAAAGGTAAATGATTTCTTTAGCACAACTGTTTACATaactattcatatatttttattcttgctaagaataaatatatcgtaaataaGTATGAATAGATCAGGTgtgtttttaaatgtataggAAGCATCTACATACTAAACACGCATACATGCACATATTTCTAacctctatataaataaatttttatttaatatctacatacaaatatttgtttttatgacataatgcaaataaaaaaattaattaatttttttattctgtaatCTATCTTGTATTTCAAAAACACTAATTGTTACAAACATGTGAGTTCTATCTTGTGTTGCTTTTTTGTTGCCATAATATCAGATACAAgtcaatttcatataattaaaaatataaaataaaaaaaaaataattgttgtatcatatacaacaaaaaagaacagaaatatttaaaatattttattatatatctataaaattctataaatatatgtgtatatatatatattttgtcagaataaaaagataaattttaatgtgcattttatgtaattttatacacatgcCTATAAAACCttcttgttaaatttaaaaaatagtaaaataataatttttaacttactCTTTTCGATGAGCGATAGATTGAAGAAATAACAGATGATTGTACTGTATTTATATCTCCTATGTAGAACATTGGTCTGCTTGCATTTCTGAGACCCTGAAagcaaaattttgttatacacCTAACaagagcaaaattttattcagagTTACAAGCACATTTACCTGATAACCATGTTCCAGTTCAGTATAAGACATGTCAGATTAGTTTCATCGATAAAAGAAACACCTGTTTCATGTgcttatattaaacaatatctttcacactaaaaaaagaaaaaatgacatTAGCTCACATTATtcacattaattaaatgtgcCAATCAGTTACAATgagacatataattaaatgcaactACTTAAATGATTGACAAAGATGttcataaatttgttttgttcTATTTCTCTTACAAGTTTTTTTGTCCCACCTGAATTTCTTCAATCTCTTTCAAGATCCATTTAATAATGGCTCTTATGACTCGGGCCTCGTCTAGCAAGTTGTAACAAAGCCTATGCGCGCCTATCGATGTTTATAAACCTGAAAGATAGGATAAACATATGCTGTGTGTAATGTTTGTACGTACTACGAAGTAGATAACCCCTTTTCCTCCGCGTTTGTAATAACATGaattaattgcaaacaatAACACGTACGATGAGTATATTTGCTCCCGGCAGATTAAATCGGGCAATATTATATCGGAATTAAAAACGTAAGAAAACAGCCATGCAAAACGGCGTCGCAATTTTGCCGATGCGCATTTACACCGAAATGCAACTGAATAGAACATTACTTACAGATCAAGATGGAAATGCGATTCTTGATATCAGTGCTTGCGCGAGACTTGTAATATGACACGAAATACGTGATCCGGTATCACGATTGCAAAGACATTTGAATTTGCGTCTCCATGTGATGTCGATCTCACTTTACATGACATGTGTCAAAATCGAATCTCGAAGCGATGTTCCTCGATCGTAGAATTTTTCCACGCATGCgtcattaattttgtatatagcaTGCGTACAAATTCTCTATATTCGATTTCTCTGGTGTTCTGTTTGATGCTACAGAAATTTTGAAGtgtttgattgaccaatcaagaCGAAAGATTTCTTTGCCGATAGAATCCTATAATATAGGACTCTATTTGTCGagattatattctaaatatctCAAATGCTTAGAAATTCTCGTAGCGTCAGTTTCTTGAGAATATAGAGgtaataaatcgaaaaattcgaATCGGAAAATAGTAGAATTACAGTcagtttatttgtatatatgtaatgtacaatatattgtatagaATGTATAGTATTCCATGCcgttttatatttgtactaataattgtataatctcAATaggctataaaaaaatatataaggcaaaaaaaagggaaagagagatacatttacattgaaatttaatatatttgaatataatcgttttaaaaaagaagatactTAGTTTAGTTTCGTAAATTTATCTCTGCACTCTTGGActctttatgaaataatttatatatatatatatatatatatatatatatatatatatatattgaaagcaacaaatataaaaaataaaaaaaatagaaatatttaattgctctgaaataaaatttcactaGCAAATAGTACACTAAAGATTCGGACATAGATATTGTCCAAACGTGATGTATGAGAGAAATATACAAgttcagaaataaattatttataaattttatgttatgttaTTAATGTGTCTTCTCATGAATTAATtcttgtgtataaaatatgaagcaTCATATTTGGACACTTTTATCCACATGTCAAAACAACTTTGTGAGtcaaataataactttatattataataataatattttgtttctccGTTATAAGATTCATATCTTCTGAGAACTAGAAATTGTTATTCTTCCAGGAACTGTTCTACAAAGAAAGTTTAAGAGCAAatgagacaaaaataaaaacgagcaACAtagaacaattttatattatgattgaCTATTTTAAGttccaatattaaaattgaatctcGCTTATTTGAGATAAGAGATAACTCACTATTTTCTAATCAACtaataattcttgaaaaaacaCTTTTACATGTATATCACATTCCacttatattacttttacaaTCTTTTGATATCAAAGTATCAAAAGGATTGTTTTCGTCAAAGAAATTAACCTGAGatgtttttctctctgttttaATTGTGActatgtcaatatatatacatatataaatgtatatatccatagcattcataatatttttataaaatcttgtaaatGTACTTAGTTTTTGTGCCAGTCAACAAaactacaatataaaataaattttactcgtttttacaaatatttatagacatttaatcaatgaaatttattttatcattttgtctacttaaattaaaattaaattacctgtacaatatatgtatcattcATAATCTTTATGAAATCTATCATCATGATCCCAGCCTTTGTTGTTCTTTTGCcttgatgttatttttaatgaatttaattttgtattaatgttATCTCCTTTTCTTGATGTATCTAGCCCACCTGATCCGCGTATCGCTCTTGGAATATTAGGATTTTTTGAATAACTGGCTTGTTcagataaatcattttttatttcttttataattcgttgattgttatcaatttcttGCAATTCATTAtctgaaatatgaaaaaaaaaaaatttaaatatattaataaagtaaaaaatgaaaattttattacttgtcATCTCATAAAAGTTATCATATAAGTATCAAAGTTAAGTTTGAAAAtagaatacttttatttacataaaaaaaaaatagggaagacacacacaaaataaagtaaaaataaaaaatttatttgctaaattatgaatcttattaatattgtattgattTGTCATGTTTAAGGAATAAGTTACTATGTATCAtgaatattactaataatattgcaagtaATATTCATGATACATAATAatgattgcaaaattattatttacatacatttttcttaacattttataaagttaaacattaacttaatatttaataaaattaccatTTTCAGTTTTTGTCTCTGcaactatttttaattctttctgaGAAAATGGATATTCAAAAGAAAGACCCTTGATGTTTGAAAGATAAAAGTGTTTTAGCGACATATCCTTGATTTCATACTTGTTATTGACTAActctatcattaataataacattgcaCGATTCTGAGAACTGCTTTCCTTCACCAATATTTGCCTAATTATtagcattaaattttcaaatcgatCTGGACATATTGTATGAAGATCTTTACCAGATCtaagaatctaaaaataagatcTCTTGTAACgtcatattttgataaatgagCAAGCATTCattgttttgtatatttttttgtatatgtatagatcTAAAATCTCACctgtatcataataaaataagtattttctttgatattatctTGCAATAGATCTtccaaatattgaattaatggTTCAGCCAATATTTTCAACTTACTACCATCACTAAGCTTCATGTGATAAAAAACTTCCGCATGAAGTAAGactatatttgcaaatttctttttatcttgtattttatatttttccctagctgcaaat from Cataglyphis hispanica isolate Lineage 1 chromosome 3, ULB_Chis1_1.0, whole genome shotgun sequence encodes the following:
- the LOC126848209 gene encoding uncharacterized protein LOC126848209: MTSFGRGRGWSIQNPNKEQVLRRPGSATCGNNFVKDIIDKIVTYDIHEHISPQLIQEITDLLTSAVNKDSLKDTCDNLWKQAILYDSLTTKIGVIFSDYKIALIEDNNKENIRSRFLRLLQDNYMSREKYKIQDKKKFANIVLLHAEVFYHMKLSDGSKLKILAEPLIQYLEDLLQDNIKENTYFIMIQILRSGKDLHTICPDRFENLMLIIRQILVKESSSQNRAMLLLMIELVNNKYEIKDMSLKHFYLSNIKGLSFEYPFSQKELKIVAETKTENDNELQEIDNNQRIIKEIKNDLSEQASYSKNPNIPRAIRGSGGLDTSRKGDNINTKLNSLKITSRQKNNKGWDHDDRFHKDYE